In Setaria italica strain Yugu1 chromosome I, Setaria_italica_v2.0, whole genome shotgun sequence, the genomic window TCTTAAAAAACACATTACCACACAGAAAGTCTCTTGCCAAAAGCAAATTGAATCGAATTGGATTTTTTGTCTAAAATAATCCATACTAGTCATTACGAGAACATGTACGAAATCGAAGAATCAACAAACCTTGCAGACATGCAGGCCATGCCCACAAAGACTGCTTTGACAGCTCGCTTCTGGCCACAATAGTCAAATGCAAGAGGCAGCATTTCATGCAGAGTGAGGAAAGCCATAACACCACCAACTGCAAAATGACACACATGATGTTGACAGAGTATTCAATATCAAAACCAGTGTTCGATTTACTCAACAAACTAACCAGATCCAAGTAAACCTTCAAGAATGTCAGGATTCAAGCTGCTTGGAAACAAGTAAGCTGCAGTAAAATCATATCAGCGCTAAATAAGGTTGCAGAGTAAGAGACAGAAAATAGATAGATTTTAGTATAGTTTCCATCTGAAGAACATCATTTCAAAAGGGGTTCATGAGAAAGCATACCTACAGCAATTACTCCTACTGGCTCGGCCAAACCGGATCCTGCTGCCATATAAAATGCCTTCCATTTGCTGTGACATAAAATAAATAATAGACAGATATATCATATGCATAAAAAGAAAGGTCCGACAAATATAGGAATGGTTATAATACTATGAGCAACCATTACAAAATGGAAATGCTAACTAGGATCTGCCTTCTTTCTAACGAACCACCATTTTGGTTTTTCTGTATTTTCACCATTTATAATAAGTTCAAGTTCTCGACTCGTACATCCTGCAATGATATATCTGACAAACATGGATTTGAACTGATAACattttcaaacttttttttagGATTCATTTGTCCATAAATCATATATATATTCGACACTGGAATCATTTGTAAAGGCTGCTGCAAAATATAAACTCCATTCACCATGACTATCTCCATGAGAGAACAGGTACCTCTTGGTAGCAAAATAAATTGGAAGAGCTACAGCAACCCCCTGAAAAGGTAACAAAGTGGTGAGCAGTTAGTACGAACTAAGCAAGATGAACCGAACTGAATGAAACTGAAAACTGGTCCAAAGAACAGATACAAATACACAGAACCTGAATGGTATCACTAATATGCCATGTATCCCCAGTTATAAATTATATGATTTCTATGTACATTGCATATATTCTCTCTATGGAATGGAAAAAATATTCCTAAGTACTATTTTGATGGGGTTTTTTTACACTATACTCTGCTAATGCTATATACAAACATACCCCTCTTTAGACTGGTATCTTCTGAGACTACCCGATTCTGGAAAACTGAAAGAGATGAGTAAAAGGAATATAATTTGATTACTGCTGATACCTAGCAAAATTTAAGAGGGCGGCTTTATGATATAGATTACACAGAACTTACTAACTGTCATGAGCCCTTTTGTCATGCTATGAATTAATTTGCACACACAAAGGTAACCCTTAAGTTGAGCATCCATAGACTATGGGATTTTTAAAGTTTTAGAAACTTTGTGGCATTTAAATCTTCCGGTCGTTATCATTCGTGGCTTCATATCAGATATAGATAATTCTCATTTGACGGGAGGGGCTGAATAGTTGTTTTCTGTACCTCTGGTATGTTATGTAAAGCAATAGCAACAGCCAAGTTCAGACCCACATGAAGACCCTGCAGTTTTTTAATGCAACAAGCAATCAATTCAAGCATGAGGTTTTGGGCGGAGCCTTTCCAGAACTAACAAAGCTAGGAACAAGTAACTCCAACAGTGTTCTATTAGAAGAAAATGCAGGGCACATGAAACCACACTTTTTGTCACAGTTCACCAAAAATGGAACATGGAAAGAAGCTAAGACAAGCACACATCAAAGGAACCAAGACAGAATAATTCTGGAAGTAACATATAGGCTATAGTTAACGAGTGTTGTAACTTCAACATATTGATATGATGTTCAGTTGTTCATAAAGCTACTGTCCTTGATAAATGCAGGTATATGATACTATTACTGACTATGTCAGACTACAAATTTTGCAAGGATGGATGATGGTAAAAATCACAACAGCTATGAATACTAGAATGGGTGATTAAAACAATGAATGATGCTGAGCTGATCATCAGTAAGTACTAAGATACCACAGGAAATCAGGGACCAATAGAAATGCAGGAACGCTAGCCACAGAACTCTTACAAACTTGACCAAGAATTAAAGTCATGCAGTATAACTGAACATTCTAGCACACATTTGAATCTTAATAGTAATGAACAATAGAAAGTATCGCTAGTTAAACTGTTAAGAACAAATTAATCGGAGAACATGCTACAGGAACACACAACTGTTGCTCCAATTATTAAATGGATTGTTAGTCATTGATATAATTCAACTAAGTCTTACTCATTTGATCTATTACACTAACATACATTTACAATCAGAAACATTCTAAAATACAGTTTAATCAGCAGTGTGATGAATAACAGAGAGTATCACTAGTTCGACAATTTAACAGCTAAATAACAGGAAAGGCACCACAAATAAATGTTATTTCAGTAATCTGGCTGATGGTTAGTGATTTGAGCTGTTATACTGAGTTTACTGACATAATTAGTTAATTACACTAAGGCAATATGTACCTTCACAGACCCAAGAAATACAGCCATTCCCTCTGGAAAATTGTGCAAGCTAATTCCTGCAAGGCAATTCAAATGACTGTAGCGTCAAGCAAAGTTGCACAAGATATTGCAACAAGATACACATGATATGAAACAGTCTTAATATTTATTTTATCAGAATTCGAAAGAAATCCAATGGAGTGCATGTGTTATTTACTAGTTAAATAAGGGCACTGAATAATTTAGAATTGTTTTAAATTTCTTACCAACAGCAGTGATAATACCACTGAATAACACTTGCCGGCGATGTTTTCTCATCATATCTTTACCCGAGCCACCATCATCAGCCTGCTTTCCTCAAGTCATACAAAGAGAACTAAATTCTGTTCAGCTTTTCTATTTTAGCGAGCAAAAAAGATATGCTGCTCCAAAAGAATCATAAGTGCTGTTCATTCCAACCTTTTTCTCACTTGGATCAGCTTCTGGTGAAAAGTCTGGCTCTGGAATAAATTTGACGATAAAACCAAAGAAAAGAACTCCTGCAAAAAACTGCAGGTTGCTTTTCGTTATCAGAGACAGATCAGCATCACATCAGCATGTGTTCTAGAACTGTAAGCACAACATGACTCACCCAGAGGTTGCCCTTCAAGAAGCCAATAGAATTCATCGCATTGTGTGCCAAGTCTAGAAAGGAGATGCTCAGCATAAGCCCAGCAGCAAAACCCTGTAGTCAGTATGAGCAACATATAGAGCATTAGCAACTAAACATCTTACTTACTCAAAGAGATAGTGAAGTTACTCGACAATTTTTCACCTGGAGAAGCCCAAGCATCTTAAGGTTAGGGGCAGGATTCAAAACCACAAACAGCGCACCTGAAACAGAGAATTCAAACTTAAGTGGGTGAGGTtgctaaaaaaaactttgtTGTACATAACAAGTCACCAATTCGACTGACCAAAAGTGAGGCTGGGCATCTTGAGACAGTTCACCAAATCGATCAAAAGTAAAGTACAATGTGGATCAGGTTTTAGCTATATGTATGGTTTAACCAAGCAACTAGGCTACCTGGGGTCTCCTTCCAAACTTGAAAATTAGCCTATTTTTCCATGTGGGTGCACAATTTCCATCACTTGGTGATGTGTGGTTAATAAAACAGTAAAGCCAAAAATGCTCTGCAATTTTCTGTATCCGTACAGGAGGGTAGGGGTTTGTAGACACCAGAATTAAGCTTATGCAGAACAGCCGGTTACGGTTACTCGCCCACAAATATCTACGTTGACGCGAGAAACCCCTGCGGGTGCGGAACACTCAATCGCATCGTGTACACTGC contains:
- the LOC101779369 gene encoding uncharacterized protein LOC101779369, producing the protein MESQVFYRALMLSAVGGLSTAIGALFVVLNPAPNLKMLGLLQGFAAGLMLSISFLDLAHNAMNSIGFLKGNLWFFAGVLFFGFIVKFIPEPDFSPEADPSEKKADDGGSGKDMMRKHRRQVLFSGIITAVGISLHNFPEGMAVFLGSVKGLHVGLNLAVAIALHNIPEGVAVALPIYFATKSKWKAFYMAAGSGLAEPVGVIAVAYLFPSSLNPDILEGLLGSVGGVMAFLTLHEMLPLAFDYCGQKRAVKAVFVGMACMSASLYFLEISLPKEISL